The proteins below come from a single Crossiella sp. CA-258035 genomic window:
- a CDS encoding DUF389 domain-containing protein, translating to MLHLRVVNQPEHTEAVLRLLDECAGATHLVLLPGAGVRPQGDVIEADVARESLDDLLAELCELGIDHHGAITLESIDTALSDAADRAEAAAPGEGADAVVWEELIARTGEESRLNLTYLGFLTIACLLAAVGVITNSAVTIVGAMVVGPEFGPLAALAVGLVRRRWDLVRRASAALVFGFQFAVVITAGLAALGYAAGLFNESIMHSNHDVDFVFQVGPFSLIVALLAGAAGMLSLTSSKSAALVGVFISVTTVPAAGYAALALVLGEYGRAGQSGLQLLVNLAGIVLAAVLVLLLRNRQSRRRGNGRPLAEG from the coding sequence CTGCTGCACCTGCGCGTGGTCAACCAGCCGGAGCACACCGAAGCGGTGCTCCGGCTGCTTGACGAGTGCGCGGGAGCGACCCACCTGGTGCTGCTGCCCGGCGCGGGCGTGCGCCCCCAGGGCGATGTCATCGAGGCCGACGTGGCCAGGGAGTCCCTGGACGACCTGCTCGCTGAGCTGTGCGAGCTGGGCATCGACCACCACGGCGCGATCACCCTGGAGAGCATCGACACCGCGCTCTCCGACGCCGCCGACCGGGCCGAGGCCGCCGCGCCGGGCGAGGGCGCGGACGCGGTGGTGTGGGAGGAGCTGATCGCCCGCACCGGCGAGGAGTCCCGGCTCAACCTCACCTACCTGGGCTTCCTCACCATCGCCTGCCTGCTCGCCGCGGTCGGGGTGATCACCAACTCGGCGGTCACCATCGTCGGCGCGATGGTCGTCGGACCCGAGTTCGGGCCACTGGCCGCACTCGCGGTCGGCCTGGTCCGGCGGCGCTGGGACCTGGTCCGCAGGGCCAGCGCGGCACTGGTGTTCGGCTTCCAGTTCGCGGTGGTGATCACCGCCGGACTGGCCGCACTCGGTTACGCCGCGGGACTGTTCAATGAATCGATCATGCACAGCAACCACGACGTGGACTTCGTCTTCCAGGTCGGCCCGTTCTCCCTGATCGTCGCCCTGCTGGCCGGCGCGGCCGGCATGCTCTCGCTGACCTCGTCGAAATCCGCCGCGCTGGTAGGGGTTTTCATTTCCGTCACCACCGTGCCCGCGGCCGGATACGCGGCATTGGCACTGGTGCTGGGAGAATACGGGCGGGCCGGGCAGTCCGGGCTGCAACTGCTGGTCAACCTGGCCGGGATCGTGCTGGCCGCGGTGCTGGTACTGCTGCTGCGCAACCGGCAGAGCCGCCGCAGGGGCAACGGCCGACCACTCGCGGAAGGGTGA
- the aspS gene encoding aspartate--tRNA ligase yields MLRTHEAGALRAEHAGQTVTLTGWVARRRDHGGVIFIDLRDASGVAQVVFREGEMAERAHRLRAEFCVKIVGEVARRPEGNENAEIPTGAIEVLATGLEVLNESAPLPFPLDDHLEVGEEIRLKHRYLDLRRSGPAKAMRMRSEVNRVAREVLHRNDFVEIETPTLTRSTPEGARDFVVPARLQPGSWYALPQSPQLFKQLLMVGGLERYYQIARCYRDEDFRADRQPEFTQLDIEMSFVEQDDVISLGEQIIAAIWREVLGVELSLPIPRIPYAEAMARYGSDKPDLRFELELVEMTEYFASTPFRVFKAPYVGAVVMPGGASQPRKQLDAWQDWAKQRGAKGLAYVLVQEDGSLGGPVAKNLSEDERAGLAAAVGAKPGDCVFFAADSPKAGRALLGAARVEIANRLGLISDGDWKFAWIVDFPLFEATSETDDVAVGAGSWTALHHAFTSPTPDCLDDFEKDPGSALAYAYDMVCNGFEIGGGSIRIHRADVQQRVFGVMGLSEEEAQEKFGFLLDAFKFGAPPHGGIAYGWDRICMLLAGADSLRDVIAFPKSGGGFDPLTAAPAPITAQQRKEAGVDAKPAVKGDAATA; encoded by the coding sequence GTGTTGCGCACGCACGAGGCCGGAGCACTCCGCGCCGAGCATGCAGGCCAGACCGTCACCCTCACCGGCTGGGTGGCGCGGCGTCGCGATCACGGCGGAGTGATCTTCATCGATCTGCGGGACGCCTCCGGGGTCGCCCAGGTCGTCTTCCGCGAGGGCGAGATGGCCGAGCGGGCGCACCGGCTGCGCGCGGAGTTCTGCGTCAAGATCGTCGGCGAGGTCGCCCGGCGGCCCGAGGGCAACGAGAACGCCGAGATCCCCACCGGCGCGATCGAGGTGCTGGCCACCGGCCTCGAGGTGCTCAACGAGTCCGCGCCGCTGCCGTTCCCGCTGGACGACCACCTGGAGGTCGGCGAGGAGATCCGGCTCAAGCACCGCTACCTGGACCTGCGCCGCAGCGGACCGGCCAAGGCCATGCGGATGCGCTCGGAGGTCAACCGGGTCGCGCGCGAGGTGTTGCACCGCAACGACTTCGTCGAGATCGAGACCCCGACCCTGACCCGCTCCACGCCTGAGGGCGCGCGCGACTTCGTGGTCCCGGCCCGCCTGCAGCCCGGCTCCTGGTACGCGCTGCCGCAGTCCCCGCAGCTGTTCAAGCAGCTGCTCATGGTCGGCGGCCTGGAGCGCTACTACCAGATCGCCCGCTGCTACCGGGACGAGGACTTCCGCGCCGACCGGCAGCCGGAGTTCACCCAGCTCGACATCGAGATGAGCTTCGTCGAGCAGGACGACGTGATCAGCCTCGGCGAGCAGATCATCGCCGCGATCTGGCGCGAGGTGCTCGGCGTCGAGCTGAGCCTGCCGATTCCGCGCATCCCCTACGCCGAGGCGATGGCCCGCTACGGCAGCGACAAGCCGGACCTGCGCTTCGAGCTCGAGCTGGTCGAGATGACCGAGTACTTCGCCAGCACCCCCTTCCGCGTGTTCAAGGCCCCCTACGTCGGCGCGGTGGTCATGCCCGGCGGCGCGAGTCAGCCGCGCAAGCAGCTCGACGCCTGGCAGGACTGGGCCAAGCAGCGCGGCGCCAAGGGCCTGGCCTACGTGCTGGTGCAGGAGGACGGCAGCCTCGGCGGACCGGTGGCCAAGAACCTCTCCGAGGACGAGCGCGCCGGTCTCGCCGCCGCGGTGGGCGCGAAGCCGGGTGACTGCGTGTTCTTCGCCGCGGACTCCCCCAAGGCCGGGCGCGCGCTGCTCGGCGCGGCCCGCGTGGAGATCGCCAACCGCTTGGGCCTGATCTCCGACGGCGACTGGAAGTTCGCCTGGATCGTGGACTTCCCGCTGTTCGAGGCCACCTCCGAGACCGACGACGTGGCCGTGGGCGCCGGCAGCTGGACCGCGCTGCACCACGCGTTCACCTCGCCCACCCCGGACTGCCTCGACGACTTCGAGAAGGACCCCGGCTCCGCGCTGGCCTACGCCTACGACATGGTGTGCAACGGCTTCGAGATCGGCGGCGGGTCGATCCGTATCCACCGCGCCGACGTGCAGCAGCGCGTCTTCGGCGTGATGGGCCTCTCCGAGGAGGAAGCCCAGGAGAAGTTCGGCTTCCTGCTGGATGCGTTCAAGTTCGGCGCGCCCCCGCACGGCGGCATCGCCTACGGCTGGGACCGGATCTGCATGCTGCTGGCCGGGGCCGACTCGCTGCGCGACGTCATCGCCTTCCCCAAGAGCGGCGGCGGCTTCGACCCGCTGACCGCCGCGCCCGCGCCGATCACCGCCCAGCAGCGCAAGGAAGCCGGCGTGGACGCCAAGCCCGCCGTCAAGGGCGACGCCGCGACCGCGTGA
- a CDS encoding zinc-binding dehydrogenase, with amino-acid sequence MRAARFDLESGKFGLHEVEVPKPGPGQVLVKVAAAGVCLSDVHIIDGSLTGFRTLTGQTVITLGHEVAGTIAELGPGVPAFWQPGARVVLSAGDRCERCPNCLFHTGFCLLPPARGVSYDGGWAEYAVTSHRSLVPLPANVPFEQGSIIPDAVSTPYAALLHKGELSVGDAVGLWGIGGLGVHAVRIARLAGAAPIIAFDPLPLARERALAAGADHAFDPAEEDLAAKVRAATGGLGLDLAVDLVGHPAVRAAADDLLAPHGKLVLVGMTQAPLQLEHAARFNVAQHQVRGAWGSEPKDLHTLVRLVATGRLDLSSSVTEVMPLDEAPEAVHRLANKVGNPIRIVLKP; translated from the coding sequence ATGCGCGCGGCGAGGTTCGACCTGGAATCCGGGAAGTTCGGGCTGCACGAGGTCGAGGTGCCCAAGCCGGGGCCGGGCCAGGTGCTGGTGAAGGTCGCCGCGGCGGGGGTGTGCCTGTCCGATGTGCACATCATCGACGGCAGCCTGACCGGTTTCCGCACCCTGACCGGCCAGACCGTGATCACCTTGGGCCACGAGGTGGCGGGCACGATCGCCGAACTCGGCCCGGGGGTGCCGGCGTTCTGGCAGCCGGGCGCGCGGGTGGTCCTCTCCGCGGGCGACCGCTGCGAGCGCTGCCCGAACTGCCTGTTCCACACCGGTTTCTGCCTGCTGCCGCCCGCGCGCGGGGTGAGCTACGACGGCGGCTGGGCGGAGTACGCGGTGACCAGCCACCGCTCCCTGGTGCCGCTGCCGGCGAACGTGCCCTTCGAGCAGGGGTCGATCATCCCGGACGCGGTGTCCACCCCGTACGCGGCGCTGCTGCACAAGGGCGAGCTGTCGGTGGGCGACGCGGTGGGCCTGTGGGGCATCGGCGGCCTCGGCGTGCACGCGGTGCGGATCGCCCGGCTGGCCGGGGCGGCCCCGATCATCGCCTTCGACCCGTTGCCGCTGGCCCGCGAACGCGCCCTGGCCGCGGGTGCCGACCACGCCTTCGACCCGGCCGAGGAGGACCTGGCGGCCAAGGTCCGGGCGGCCACCGGCGGACTCGGCCTGGACCTCGCGGTGGACCTGGTCGGCCACCCCGCGGTGCGGGCCGCGGCCGATGACCTGCTGGCCCCGCACGGGAAACTGGTCCTGGTCGGGATGACCCAGGCCCCGCTGCAGCTGGAGCACGCGGCCCGGTTCAACGTCGCCCAGCACCAGGTCCGCGGCGCGTGGGGCTCGGAGCCGAAGGACCTGCACACGCTGGTCCGCCTGGTCGCCACCGGCCGCCTGGACCTGTCCAGCTCGGTCACCGAGGTCATGCCCCTGGACGAAGCGCCGGAGGCGGTGCACCGGCTGGCGAACAAGGTCGGCAACCCGATCCGGATCGTGCTGAAGCCCTAG
- a CDS encoding threonine/serine exporter family protein, with protein MLHGPKVPDAATVHQVLDLALRIGELQLACGAGAADVTATMLAVTNAYGLPTTDVDVTFTSITACCHRGNLAAPVTTTRVVRARSLDYTRLTALERLVREITAGKITADEALSGLEAVSTAPHPYPRWVSTLAWAAMAAAVAVLLGGGPLLAGIAAFTTAVIDRVGRMVNRLALPFFFQQVLGGVLATGMALGVHAMDPGSHLVRPSLVVATGIIVLLSGLSIVGTVQDAITGYNVTAAGRAMEVLLMTAGLVIGVLLVLRLAVSQGLHISVAEPPPPLLAHVPQMIVAGGLTSLCFAWASYATLRALFVAGLAGAAGTASYGVLTVLGTDVVIASAGAAILIGFVGGVISRRLRIPPLIIAVSGLTPLLPGLTTYHALFQLAVDQNIAKGAQSLLLAAGIGLALAAGVVLGEYLAQPVRTGLGRLGRTLAGPRFSGPLRPTETPLE; from the coding sequence ATGTTGCACGGACCGAAGGTGCCCGACGCCGCCACAGTGCACCAGGTGCTGGACCTGGCGTTGCGCATCGGCGAGCTGCAACTGGCCTGCGGGGCCGGGGCCGCCGACGTCACCGCCACCATGCTCGCGGTCACCAACGCCTACGGCCTGCCGACCACCGACGTGGACGTCACGTTCACCTCGATCACCGCCTGCTGCCACCGCGGCAACCTGGCCGCCCCGGTGACCACCACCCGCGTGGTGCGCGCCCGCAGCCTGGACTACACCCGGCTGACCGCGCTGGAGCGCCTGGTGCGGGAGATCACCGCGGGCAAGATCACCGCGGATGAGGCGCTCAGCGGCCTGGAGGCGGTCTCCACCGCGCCGCACCCGTACCCGCGCTGGGTGTCCACGCTGGCCTGGGCGGCGATGGCGGCGGCGGTGGCGGTGCTGCTGGGCGGCGGGCCGCTGCTGGCCGGGATCGCCGCGTTCACCACCGCGGTGATCGACCGGGTCGGCCGGATGGTGAACCGGCTGGCGCTGCCGTTCTTCTTCCAGCAGGTCCTCGGCGGTGTGCTGGCCACCGGCATGGCGCTGGGCGTGCACGCGATGGACCCCGGCAGCCACCTGGTCCGGCCCTCGCTGGTGGTGGCCACCGGGATCATCGTGCTGCTGTCCGGGCTGTCCATCGTGGGCACCGTGCAGGACGCGATCACCGGCTACAACGTCACCGCCGCCGGCCGCGCCATGGAGGTGCTGCTGATGACCGCCGGTCTGGTCATCGGGGTGCTGCTGGTGCTGCGGCTGGCGGTCTCCCAGGGCCTGCACATCTCGGTGGCCGAACCGCCGCCGCCGCTGCTGGCGCACGTGCCGCAGATGATCGTGGCCGGTGGCCTGACCTCGTTGTGCTTCGCCTGGGCCAGCTACGCCACGCTGCGGGCGCTGTTCGTGGCCGGGCTGGCGGGCGCGGCGGGCACGGCGTCCTACGGGGTGCTGACCGTCCTGGGCACCGACGTGGTCATCGCCTCCGCGGGCGCGGCCATCCTGATCGGCTTCGTCGGCGGCGTGATCTCCCGGCGGCTGCGCATCCCGCCGCTGATCATTGCGGTCTCCGGGCTGACCCCGCTGCTGCCCGGCCTGACCACCTACCACGCGCTGTTCCAGCTGGCGGTGGACCAGAACATCGCCAAGGGCGCGCAGTCGCTGCTGCTGGCGGCCGGCATCGGACTGGCCCTGGCCGCGGGCGTGGTGCTCGGGGAGTACCTGGCCCAGCCCGTGCGCACCGGCCTGGGCCGCCTGGGCCGCACCCTGGCGGGACCCCGTTTCTCCGGCCCCCTCCGCCCCACCGAAACCCCGCTGGAGTAA
- a CDS encoding 4-coumarate--CoA ligase family protein → MIHRSPLPDVEIPDLPVHSYVLAGARERGDHLAVVDGSKPDGLRLTYGQLDAAVGRLAAGLHQEGLGKGDVLALFSPNTVAYPVVFYATTTLGAIVSTVNALYTTEELTTQLRDSGARFLITISLFLDRAVPAAEAAGVEHVFVCDTAPGHRSILELMATDGPVPEVEINPAEDVAVMPYSSGTTGKAKGVMLTHRNIVANMAQAGGMQPTGPEDRILAILPMFHIYGITVLLNHALRCGTTVVVLPRFELEQFLTALAEHRVTKVPVAPPIVLALAKHPVVDRFDLSALKSVLCAAAPLDADTGHLCATRLGVRITQGYGMTELSPVSHVVPDSDEHPPEGTVGKLVPNTECRIVDPATGQDTDGAGELWIRGPQVMKGYFARGADTAAMIDEDGWLHTGDIGRVDAEGNFFIVDRLKELIKYKGYQVPPAELEAVLLSDPRVADAAVIGVRDAEGEEVPKAFVVRAPGQEALAEREVMEFVAGKVAPYKKIRVVEFIDAVPRALSGKILRRELRGR, encoded by the coding sequence ATGATCCACCGCAGCCCGCTCCCCGACGTCGAGATCCCCGATCTGCCGGTGCACAGCTACGTGCTGGCCGGGGCACGGGAACGGGGTGATCACCTGGCGGTGGTGGACGGGAGCAAGCCGGACGGGCTGCGGCTGACCTACGGCCAGCTGGACGCCGCGGTCGGCAGGCTCGCCGCGGGCCTGCACCAGGAGGGGCTGGGCAAGGGCGATGTGCTGGCCTTGTTCAGCCCCAACACGGTGGCCTACCCGGTGGTGTTCTACGCGACCACCACCCTGGGCGCGATCGTCAGCACGGTCAACGCCTTGTACACCACCGAAGAGCTGACCACGCAGCTGCGCGACTCCGGCGCGAGGTTCCTCATCACCATCTCGCTGTTCCTGGACCGCGCGGTGCCCGCGGCGGAAGCGGCCGGGGTCGAGCACGTCTTCGTCTGCGACACCGCGCCGGGGCACCGCTCGATCCTGGAGCTGATGGCCACCGACGGGCCGGTGCCGGAGGTGGAGATCAACCCGGCCGAGGACGTGGCGGTGATGCCCTATTCCAGTGGCACCACCGGAAAAGCCAAGGGCGTCATGCTGACCCACCGCAACATCGTGGCCAACATGGCCCAGGCCGGCGGGATGCAGCCCACCGGCCCGGAGGACCGGATCCTGGCCATCCTGCCGATGTTCCACATCTACGGCATCACCGTGCTGCTCAACCACGCGTTGCGGTGCGGCACAACGGTTGTGGTGCTGCCCCGGTTCGAGCTGGAGCAGTTCCTCACCGCGCTGGCCGAGCACCGGGTGACCAAGGTGCCGGTGGCCCCGCCGATCGTGCTCGCCCTGGCCAAACACCCCGTGGTGGACCGGTTCGACCTCTCCGCGCTGAAGTCCGTGCTGTGCGCGGCCGCCCCCCTGGACGCCGACACCGGCCACCTGTGCGCCACCCGGCTCGGCGTGCGGATCACCCAGGGCTACGGCATGACCGAGCTGTCCCCGGTCTCCCACGTGGTCCCCGACTCCGACGAGCACCCGCCGGAGGGCACGGTGGGCAAGCTGGTGCCCAACACCGAATGCCGGATCGTCGACCCGGCCACCGGACAGGACACCGACGGCGCGGGTGAGCTGTGGATCCGCGGGCCGCAGGTGATGAAGGGCTACTTCGCCAGGGGCGCGGACACCGCGGCGATGATCGACGAGGACGGCTGGCTGCACACCGGCGACATCGGCCGGGTGGACGCCGAGGGCAACTTCTTCATCGTGGACCGGCTCAAGGAGCTGATCAAGTACAAGGGCTACCAGGTGCCGCCCGCCGAGCTGGAAGCCGTGCTGCTCTCCGATCCCCGGGTCGCCGACGCCGCGGTGATCGGGGTCCGCGACGCCGAGGGCGAGGAGGTGCCCAAGGCGTTCGTGGTGCGCGCCCCCGGTCAGGAAGCCTTGGCGGAGCGGGAGGTGATGGAGTTCGTGGCCGGGAAGGTCGCGCCGTACAAGAAGATCCGGGTGGTCGAGTTCATCGACGCGGTGCCACGTGCGCTGTCCGGGAAGATCCTGCGCCGCGAGCTGCGCGGCCGCTGA